The Pectobacterium parmentieri genome segment TACTCCCATCGTCTTTAAACCTAAACTCTCAGGTTCAGCATGACAACTAATTATATTTTTGTGACCGGCGGGGTCGTTTCCTCTCTGGGTAAAGGCATTGCCGCAGCCTCTCTGGCGGCTATTCTTGAAGCCCGTGGCCTCAACGTTACCATCATGAAACTGGACCCGTACATCAACGTGGATCCGGGCACGATGAGCCCGACGCAGCACGGTGAAGTGTTTGTCACCGAAGACGGTGCCGAAACCGATCTGGACTTGGGTCACTACGAGCGTTTCATCCGCACCAAAATGTCGCGCCGCAACAACTTCACTACTGGTCGTATCTACTCTGATGTCCTGCGCAAAGAGCGTCGTGGCGACTATCTGGGCGCGACCATTCAGGTGATCCCACATATCACCAACGCGATTAAAGAGCGCATCATTGAAGGTGGCGAAGGCCACGATGTTGTTCTGGTTGAAATCGGCGGTACGGTCGGTGATATCGAATCTTTGCCGTTCCTTGAAGCGATTCGGCAGATGGCGGTGCAAGTGGGTCGCGAGCACACGCTGTTTATGCACCTGACGCTGGTGCCATATCTGGCGGCGGCAGGCGAAGTGAAAACCAAGCCAACGCAGCACTCCGTTAAAGAACTGCTTTCTATCGGCATCCAGCCTGACGTGCTGATTTGCCGTTCTGACCGCACCGTGCCCGCCAATGAGCGTGCAAAAATTGCTTTATTCTGTAATGTGCCGGAAAAAGCAGTAATATCCCTTAAAGACATTGATTCAATTTATAAAATCCCGTCGCTATTGAAATCGCAGGGGCTGGACGATTATATTTGTAAACGATTCAGCTTGAACTGTCCCGAAGCAAACCTGTCAGAATGGGAACAGGTTGTGTACGAAGAAGCCAATCCGGGCGGCGAAGTGACTATCGGTATGGTCGGCAAATATGTGGCGCTGCCGGATGCCTACAAGTCCGTGATTGAAGCTCTGAAGCACGGCGGGTTGAAGAACCGTCTGACGGTAAATATCAAACTGATCGACTCACAGGATGTTGAAACCCGTGGTGTCGAAGTATTGAAAGATTTAGACGCTATCCTGATCCCTGGTGGCTTCGGTTATCGTGGCGTCGAAGGGAAAATCATGTCGGCGAATTACGCCCGTGAGAACAATATCCCTTATCTGGGCATTTGCCTGGGGATGCAGGTTGCATTAATGGAATTTGCCCGTAACGTTGTTGGGATGGAAGGGGCAAACTCAACGGAGTTTGTGCCAGACTGTAAGTACCCTGTCGTTGCGCTGATCACGGAATGGCGTGATGAGAACGGCAATGTTGAAGTCCGTGATGAAGCCAGCGATCTGGGCGGCACTATGCGCGTTGGCGGGCAGCAATGCCATCTGACCGAAGGTAGTCTGGTGCGTCAGATGTACGGTGAGCAGACGATTATTGAACGTCACCGTCATCGTTATGAAGTTAACAACATGCTGTTGAAACAGATTGAAGCGGCGGGATTACGGGTTGCTGGTCTTTCCGCCGATCGCAAACTGGTGGAGATTGTTGAGTTACCCGATCATCCTTGGTTCGTTGCCTGTCAATTCCACCCGGAATTCACATCAACGCCGCGAGATGGACACCCCCTGTTTGCCGGCTTTGTCAAAGCCGCTGGCGCGTACCAGAAACGTCAGGTGAAGTAAGAGTTATATCAGCAACGCGCGATCGCTATCGCGCGTTGTTCGTCTAGGGTTTTAGTTCTATCTAAAGTTTTAGTTTAACTTGTACTGAGGAAAATCTAATGTCCAAAATTGTTAAAGTCATCGGCCGTGAAATCATCGACTCACGCGGAAACCCAACTGTTGAAGCTGAAGTTCATCTGGAAGGTGGTTTTGTAGGTCTGGCTGCTGCGCCATCAGGAGCTTCTACTGGCTCTCGCGAAGCGCTGGAACTGCGTGACGGTGACAAATCCCGTTTTCTGGGCAAAGGCGTAACGAAAGCTGTTGCTGCGGTTAACGGCCCAATTGCTCAGGCTGTACTGGGTAAAGACGCGAAAGATCAGGCGAACATCGACAAGATCATGATCGACCTGGACGGTACTGAGAACAAATCCAAGTTCGGTGCTAACGCCATTCTGGCTGTTTCTCTGGCTGCGGCTAAAGCTGCTGCTGCGTCAAAAGGCCTGCCGCTGTATGCTCACATCGCTGAACTGAACGGCACCCCAGGTAAATATTCTATGCCTCTGCCAATGATGAACATCATCAACGGTGGCGAGCACGCGGATAACAACGTTGATATTCAAGAGTTCATGATTCAGCCTGTTGGCGCGAAAACCCTGAAAGAAGCCATCCGTATGGGTTCTGAAGTGTTCCACACCCTGGCTAAAGTTCTGAAATCTAAAGGTATGGGTACTGCTGTTGGTGACGAAGGTGGCTATGCGCCAAACCTGGGTTCCAACGCCGAAGCGCTGGCCGTTATCGCAGAAGCGGTAAAAGCAGCAGGCTACGAGCTGGGCAAAGACATCACGTTGGCGATGGACTGTGCAGCGTCTGAATTCTACAAAGACGGTAAATACGTTCTGGCTGGCGAAGGCAACAAAGCGTTCACCTCTGAAGAATTCACCCACTTCCTGGAAGATCTGACCAAACAGTACCCGATCGTGTCTATCGAAGACGGTCTGGACGAGTCTGATTGGGCTGGCTTTGCTTACCAGACTAAAGTTCTGGGCGACAAAATCCAGTTGGTTGGTGACGATCTGTTCGTAACCAACACCAAGATCCTGAAAGAAGGTATCGATAAAGGCATCGCTAACTCTATCCTGATCAAATTCAACCAGATCGGTTCTCTGACCGAAACGCTGGCTGCAATTAAAATGGCGAAAGATGCAGGTTACACGGCTGTTATCTCTCACCGTTCAGGCGAAACTGAAGATGCCACCATCGCTGACCTGGCAGTAGGTACAGCAGCGGGCCAGATCAAAACCGGTTCTATGAGCCGTTCTGACCGTGTTGCTAAGTACAACCAACTGATCCGTATCGAAGAAACGCTGGGCGATTCTGCGCCGTTCAACGGTCTGAAAGAAGTTAAGGGCCAGTAATTACGTCTCTGGTGTCATCAGGTCGCTGAG includes the following:
- the pyrG gene encoding glutamine hydrolyzing CTP synthase, yielding MTTNYIFVTGGVVSSLGKGIAAASLAAILEARGLNVTIMKLDPYINVDPGTMSPTQHGEVFVTEDGAETDLDLGHYERFIRTKMSRRNNFTTGRIYSDVLRKERRGDYLGATIQVIPHITNAIKERIIEGGEGHDVVLVEIGGTVGDIESLPFLEAIRQMAVQVGREHTLFMHLTLVPYLAAAGEVKTKPTQHSVKELLSIGIQPDVLICRSDRTVPANERAKIALFCNVPEKAVISLKDIDSIYKIPSLLKSQGLDDYICKRFSLNCPEANLSEWEQVVYEEANPGGEVTIGMVGKYVALPDAYKSVIEALKHGGLKNRLTVNIKLIDSQDVETRGVEVLKDLDAILIPGGFGYRGVEGKIMSANYARENNIPYLGICLGMQVALMEFARNVVGMEGANSTEFVPDCKYPVVALITEWRDENGNVEVRDEASDLGGTMRVGGQQCHLTEGSLVRQMYGEQTIIERHRHRYEVNNMLLKQIEAAGLRVAGLSADRKLVEIVELPDHPWFVACQFHPEFTSTPRDGHPLFAGFVKAAGAYQKRQVK
- the eno gene encoding phosphopyruvate hydratase, with amino-acid sequence MSKIVKVIGREIIDSRGNPTVEAEVHLEGGFVGLAAAPSGASTGSREALELRDGDKSRFLGKGVTKAVAAVNGPIAQAVLGKDAKDQANIDKIMIDLDGTENKSKFGANAILAVSLAAAKAAAASKGLPLYAHIAELNGTPGKYSMPLPMMNIINGGEHADNNVDIQEFMIQPVGAKTLKEAIRMGSEVFHTLAKVLKSKGMGTAVGDEGGYAPNLGSNAEALAVIAEAVKAAGYELGKDITLAMDCAASEFYKDGKYVLAGEGNKAFTSEEFTHFLEDLTKQYPIVSIEDGLDESDWAGFAYQTKVLGDKIQLVGDDLFVTNTKILKEGIDKGIANSILIKFNQIGSLTETLAAIKMAKDAGYTAVISHRSGETEDATIADLAVGTAAGQIKTGSMSRSDRVAKYNQLIRIEETLGDSAPFNGLKEVKGQ